The sequence tcctgacCAACATGTTCCTATAGCCCTCAGAGGCTCaagttctcccttttctcctttaCACAGACTGTGATGATGAGCATTAGCGCTTCAATTCACCAACATTTCTGTTATTTTTCCTCTTTTAAATAGACCCTGGTGAAGACACAGTGAAGCCGAGAACGTTGGTtatttacccaataaattaccGTTAATATATGGAGTGTGCCACTCTCTTTATTtgagttatttattttttattctttatttttatttattttttaaacaaataatTGACATACATCGGTTCAATTATCTGAATTCCATTTCGTTAGTTtttttttctgtgagctcaatgcgcACATTTCACAGTTACCCTggagataaatcagatccagactgaactgtgtgatgtagtagggagttgtagtttctctagagataaatcagatccagactgaactgtgtgatgtagtagggagttgtagtttctctagagataaatcagacccagtctgaactgtgtgatgtagtagggagttgtagttttcaacaggccaatattctacatagtttagcgtAGGAAACGtgataattaactacaatgaaACTGACATGATCTAAGTCAGGGGTAGTCAGTGTAATGTCCTATGTACCTGACGGTGTTGGAGGCGTTACAGGGACAGTACTTGTCACAGATGAGTCCGTACAGGCCTGGGGGACAGAACCTCTCCTGACAGTGAGGCCCTTTAAAGCCTGTGTCACAGAGACACGCCCCGTTGATATGGTAACACTTAGCACCGTTCTGACAGTCACAACGCAGGCTGCACTGAGGACCGTACCAGCCCACCGGACACTCCTCCTGGcatctagagaggagaggagggagaagaagagtcACACCTCAGCTGCACTGGGGCTAAGCAGGACTGTACCAGGTACTCTTCCTGGCATCTATAAGGAATAACAATAATTACTATAATTAGTAAAGTCAGCCCCTAAAACTGTGGGGCTATGCCCCTTTTCTTTCCACTTCCTGCTTGAATGATGTGCccaaaagtaaactgcctgttgctcaggccccgaagccaggatatgcatataatgggtattacaattattatattattattattattataatgggTATTATTATACCATTGGGAAAAAACACGTAAATTGATGGTAggagaaaatacaaaataaagacAACCTAgaattgttgtttttgttttgagaGTCCATCCTCTTAGAAATGCAAAGAGAAAGGTCATATTGAGAATTAGCTCCTGGGTGCAATTCCTATGGATTCCAccaggtgtcagcagtctatgttcaatgcttcaggcttgtaacttcaaaaacaaataaaatatcaGTTTTAGCAgaaggacacagtcttggaaattcgtgTTTGCGCGCGCATTATAAGGAATAACAATAGTAATATAGTGGTAAAAGTCCAACAAGTGAAGACCCAGTGACTGGATTGaagaaaatataatatatatttaaatataatataaatataaatataatatataaatataatataatatataaatcaatatataaatattcagaccccccACCGAGATGTTTACAGACAGTCAGACTActaaactgtaaaaaaaaaaaaaaaaaaaattactctTTGGATAAACAACCTCCCCCAAAAATGACCATAATTATATTACAATTAAAATACATCTGTTTTCTCAAttgaaaaaaaaacaatgtttgTTGAAACCAAATATATGATTGAAGTGTTCTATTTCATTATTAAATTATTAAAACTAAGTTATATTTCAAGTTGCAACCTTTTagactccacttcctgtctggttAAACAACACAAATACAAACTCATAacccatttttttttatttatcttgTTCCAAGTAGAATTTTTCACTTCAATAAATTCCTTGCAAACAAAGAAATTGTACTGGTTTAATAAACATGAAATAATCAAAACATCTGGACGAAAGAAAGTAGTAACATTTTACTGGCCACAATGTGTGAAACCAGACCgtgaggtggttagagtgtagaggtggcaggtggcctagtgttCTAGGTgtaagaggcaggtagcctagtggttagagtgtagaggtggtaggtagccta is a genomic window of Oncorhynchus gorbuscha isolate QuinsamMale2020 ecotype Even-year unplaced genomic scaffold, OgorEven_v1.0 Un_scaffold_5989, whole genome shotgun sequence containing:
- the LOC124029285 gene encoding multiple epidermal growth factor-like domains protein 10, yielding MGSVCAQPCQVGKYGINCSKDCSCLNGGLCDHVTGQCQCTPGYSGRRCQEECPVGWYGPQCSLRCDCQNGAKCYHINGACLCDTGFKGPHCQERFCPPGLYGLICDKYCPCNASNTV